GTGGAGTTGACCGGGCGTCTTGGGGGTGAGCTACCGGCCCCCGCTCACACGCTCAACGAGCGTTGAATTTTATAATGAATTCATGCGCTTTCAATGCCTGCTTTGGGCCCCCTCCCCACCCCCACTAACCATTTATCTACGCCCCCTCGTCCCATGCTACAACACGTTCAAACTTAATCCCACAGCAATAAACTACCGGCAACAACTAAAAAGGTGGTGGAGATCATGGGGCGACTCCCCTGCTGCGAGAAAGACAACGTCAAGCGCGGCCAGTGGACTCCCGAGGAGGATCAGAAGCTCTCCTCCTACATCGCCCAACACGGCACCCGCAACTGGCGCCTCATTCCCAAGCATGCTGGTTCCCACCTGCGTCTCTttataatttcatttcattttttcactCACTAAATCaccacattaattaattaattcttctgTTTTAGGCCTTCAGAGATGCGGGAAGAGCTGCAGACTGCGATGGACTAACTACCTCCGCCCCGACCTCAAGCATGGCCAGTTCTCCGAAGCTGAAGAGCACACCATAGTCACTCTCCATTCCGTTCTTGGAAATCGGTAAACCCtctatacctatatatataaattaatattttgtgtgtgtgtgtgtttcacATTTGGTATTTGTTTGCAACAGATGGGCTGTGATCGCTGCGCAGCTTCCCGGGCGAACGGACAACGACGTGAAGAATCATTGGAACACGAAGCTGAAGAAGAAACTCTCCGGCATGGGGATTGATCCGGTGACGCACAAGCCCTTCTCCCACCTCATAACGGAGATCGCGACGCTGCCGCCGCCGCAGGTGCCCAATCTGGCGGAGGCAGCCCTCGGCTGCTTCAAGGACGAGATGCTCCATCTCCTCACCAAGCGCCGCATCAACATACAGCTCCAGCAatacggcggcggcggagtcCCCGCTGGCATGAAACACGAGGATGGAAAAGACGAGACGATCGAGAAGATCAAGTTTGGATTGTCCAAGGCCATCAAAGAGACCGGAATGCCGCCGTTGGACAAGCCGTGGGAGCCCGTCGGAGCGACCTCCGGGTACATCGGAGGGGTGTTTGGGTCGTTTCCCGGGTCGGATAACGGCTTCCACTACGAACTCGCGTCTCTAGACAACGAGGGCGGAGCCTCGCCGTGGGGCCAGAGCATGTGCATGGCGGCGGAGCACCACCACGGCGGTTTGCATGAGAAGGTGGCGGAGGAGGAGCGCGGCGGCGAGGACTCCGTGAATAGGAAGGAAACGAGAAATGGGGAGAGCATGTTCAACTCCGAGTGCTCGTTGTGGGATTTGCAGTCCAATGATTTGATGAATCCTATGATTTAATTTGTTAGATTATATTCGAGATGAAAGTGAGGTGGTGAGGAATAGTGTTCAAATTAGTGGATCATTGAAAATGTAAATGAAGATCATCAAAATAATCAAACCATATATGCTtgcaaaaatatgaaatatatgtAGAAACCCATTTTACGTCCCGCATCCGTTTATAGGTTTCTCAAAGTTACAACACTAATTAACACCCGCAATGTATTGGAATGAGTTTCAGCCCTCGTTTGGTTGGgcgtttttagaggttggaaagggatttaattaattgaatcaattacttgttgtttggtttgagtaatgagTTAACTATTACCCTCAAGTGAGGATAACTCAATCACCAAATttattacccctcaaaatagagggcaaacaaaagaaagggaatcccttattaatgattcatttccattgtttaaTCAAagactcaataaaagtaatggttattgttaccattccacttctttatttgatttcattctctttccattcctctacttgaaccaaacaagcactcagtgtaccacactttatgtcccattttcaattttatgtgttttcttatgttttttttcttcacttttaattttatatgctttagtttaattttgtgattattaactagggtttattccatcaatctagggtatataattattttttatcatttaatttcacttttattagctaataataggttgataaattcaaaatcacggtatatacttttttaaaaatttatttttttgaaataaaaattaaatataattcatagtattataataaattttatttttataaaaaatatttttaaaataataaatatatgcatgagaCACAGTgatacacataaaattgtgggacactaaATCTCATCTCCAATGTATTACCTCTATACATTTTGGATTTAgcgataattttattttgaaggatTTGGCGATTTAGcgataattttaataaattggtTGATAGTGGAATATCATAAATGTAATTTAGATTAAatgattataaaattaaatggtTTTAAAGTGGAGTTCAcattaatgattaaattttgcAAACCATAGTACAATGGAAAGCGACAAATCTTTTGTTGATGAAcccaaaagaaaattataataattttttttatggacgaaaAAAGTATGAGCATAATCcatataataaaagaaaatattagccaaccaaaaaaaatagaaataataacATTTCAAACTATTTTACccaacattattttttattttttttgactaGAACCCAACATTAAAGTTTTAAGatgaaaattaaatacaatTATTAAATTACCTCCCCCAAAtttaaactctctctctctctacatatatatatatagagagagagattagagtgaaaatgactattttcataAGGAATGAGAATAACGTATAAATCAATATAGCACGAATAATGTATTCAGTTAATATGGACAAATTTTCGTCCCCCATAATTCGAACCTACGTTTGAAAGGTTATTTATGTATTACGAGCGGCTTATTCATAGACTTATATTGGtctattcatatatttatatggcttattcgttatttttctttttataaggtaaatttaaataaatttaatatctGGCATTCCAGATTCAACCATTCGATCATTAAGATCAacagtggatgcatcatcttgttggatgaatgcagcaTTTGGGAACGATGTTTTTTTTAGTGTATTGAGAGTTAGGCTAAGCTATGAAaagctttgagagagaatgcTTTCTGTACTGATTTCAAACTGAATGAATACAAAGTTACAAGGTTTTTTACTTATATTTGCCTATAGCTATAGATACAAATCTGACGTTTAGCTAGGAATAACTACCTAACTAATCTTGCAGCTTAACCATCTAACAGAATTGGTTAAAGTTTTGTTAAGCTAATCAAGCTTAAATAATCTGATACACTCCCAGCAACTATTAATCATCAAGATTTAACCGCCGTCTGAGATGGCAGAAACGAGACTCCAATAAGGGCTTCGTGAAAATATCGGCGACCTGATCAAGGGAGGGAACAAAGCCCACATCCACACATCCTTCTAACACTTTATCACAGACATAGTGAATGTCCACCTTGATGTGCTTGGTTCTGGCGTGAAAGACCGGATTCTCAGCGATTGCAATTGCACTCTGATTATCGCTCCATAGTTTGTGCGGAGAAGTTAGTGAGATGCCAAGTTCAGTACATAGACCCTGCAACCAAACTAAGTCTGTAGTGGCATTAGCAAGACTTCGATATTCCGACTTTGCGCTACTCCGTGATACTACATCCTGTTTCTTTGCAGACTAGGTGAGCAAATTTTGGCCAAAAAATATACAATGGCCCCCTGTACTTCGCCGATCATCAACACAACTTGCCCAATCGGCATCGACAAAACTCTCTAACTGAGAAGAGGTAGAGGCATGAAAATAGAGTTTGAGCGCAATAGTCCCTTTCAAGTAACGCAAAAGCCTTTTACACGCAGCCTAGTGGAAGTCGGTAGGATGTGTTAGGAACTGGCTGAGTTTATTGACGGTAAAGGCTATATTAGGCCTTGTGAGAGTGAGTTACTGCAAAGCACCAACGGTGCTACGATAGAGCGTCGGATCTTCAAACGACTTTCCAATATCTTTAGAGAGTTTGGTAGCGACGGTCAGGGGAGTTGGACATGACTTGCAATTCTCCATTTTTGTTTTAACCAACAAATCATGAATGTATTTTTGTTGACAAAGGGAGTAGCTGCCTTCATGCTTATGAACTTCCACCCCAAGAAAATAATGGACATTACCAATGTTTTTAACTAAAAACTTGGTGTGTAGAGTAGCAATAATCTGCTCTATTTCAGTAGTAACATCACCTGTTATCAAGATATCATCTACGTAGACTAAGATGAGAATGAATGAAGAGGTAGATTTCTTAAAGAACAGAGAGAAATCAGAAGCTAACCTCTTAAAACCCATTGCACAAATTGCATTTCGAAGAGTGTCATACCATGCCCTTGGGGCCTGCTTTAAGCCATAGAGAGCTTTGGATAATTTGCAGACATGAGCAGGATGTTGTGGGTCCTCAAACCCTGCAGGCTGAGCCATGTAAATGGTGTCAGTTAAAGCACCATTTAAGAATGCGTTGTTAACATCAATCTGCTGGATGGACCAGCCTCTTGTAGCTGCAAGTGAAAACATTAATCTAACTGTAGAAGGTTTTATAATAGGGCTGAAAGTTTCCAAGAAATCCACCCCTGCTAACTGCTCAAAACCCCAAGCAACTAACCGAGCTTTTAGCTTGTCCAGTGTATCATCTGCATTTAGTTTAACTCTGAAAACCCATTTATTGCTTATCACCTTCTGATCTGGACTAGGGGGAACTAACACCCAAGTTCCTTTACCAAGAATGGCATTAAATTCATAACTCATAGCCTCAAACCAACCTGGATGCTGAAGAGCTTCCTCTAATGATAATGGTAAGTCAGGTATAGAATTGGATTTATTTGTGAGTATGGCTGGATTTGTTATTTCAACAAAGTAGAGTTTAGGCTTGGAAATACCACATTTTGAGCGTGTGGCCATGGGATGAGTATTGGTGTTTTGAGGAGAAGGAGATGAATGAGGAGATGGAGGAGGAGAAGATGAGACAGTGGAGTTGGGAGCTGCATTATCTGAAGCAGAAGAGGATAATGATGGTTGGACTTGAGAAGCAGGAGAATGGACTGGAGACAGATGAGGTGAGTGTGGAGTGTGCGCTGGTGAGAGATCAGGAGATGGGAAAGAAACACTATGAAAGAGAGGAGTGGAGAGAGTAGGAGAGAGAGTGGCTGGAGTAGAGAAAAGAGCTTTATAAGGAAATTCCTTCTCATTGAACCTAACAGTGTCTGCTACATAAATTCTACCCGAAGGGCTTAAACATTTGTACCCTTTATGATTTAGACTATACCCAAGGAAAACGCACTTATCAGATTTAAATTGAAGTTTGTGGTCATTGTAGGGTGTGAGATAAGGATAACAAGCACATCCAAACACTCTTAACTGAGAGTAATTTGGAGACTTGTTAAAAAGAATTTGATATGGAGTTTTCATATGAAGATTTTGAGCAGGAGTTCTATTAATGATGTAGGAGGCTGCTTCAAACGCATGCCACCAATAAGATAGGGGAAGAGAGGTCTGGGCAAGTAATGTGAGACCAACACTGACTATGTGTTGATGCTTCCTCTCTGCCCTTCCATTTTGGGCATGGATATGAGGGCAAGGATGTTGAAAGTGGATACCCTTGGACTTAAAGAAAGGAACTAGGCTCCTGTACTCCCCACCCCAGTCAGATTGGAATGATTGAATGGTGAAGGAGAATTGGGTTTGGATAAGTTGACAGAATTCTTGCACTATTTGAGTAGTATTGGATTTGAGTGTGAGAGGATAGATCCATGTAAATCGACTAAAATCATCCACAAAGTGGATGTAGTACTTATAGCCTTGGATAGAGGGAGTATGAGCTGGACCCCAGAGGTCGGAGTGAACAAGTTGAAAGGGCTTAGTGGTTTTCAAGGGTTGAGAGGTATGAGGAATTTGATGTAGTTTACCTAGGCTGCAGGCATCACAGAAAGAAAGTGTCTTACCTTTGtggatatgttgagttgttttagTACATGAGAAAGAGTAGAGACATTTGGATGGCCTAATCTTTGGTGCcaatcatttatttcagtagtaATATGAGACAGATTACAATGAGCAGAAGCAGTACAACTAACTGATGAAGATATATCAGTAGAAGACACAACAGAAATTGAAGGTAAAACAGTAGATGATACAGCAGAAGATACAAGCAAACATGCTTTATCTGATGATGTAAACCCTGAACTAGATTTGGAATCTGAGGAAGAGAGACTGAGTTTGGAGAGGTCAAGCTTGTATAGTCCATTGTGAAGTTGTCCCTTCAGTAGAATTTGATTGGAGTTCTTGTCCTTCACAAGGCAACAGTTAGAGTGAAATTCAAAAACCACATTGTTATCCTTTGTAAACTGAGATATGCTAATGAGGTTTTTTGTGATTTGTGGAACATAGAGAATATGGTTTAGAAGTagagatgatgatgaagaggaAGGAATAGATTGAAAACCTATGGAGCTAATGGAAACTGACTTACCATTTCCAACGAGTAAAGCTTCAGATCCAGTGTAAGGAGTAGCCATTTGAAGTGTGTTGAGATTGTTGGTGATATGATTTGTTGCTCCACTGTCAATATACAAACACCTTCATCTTCATCATACTCATAATCAGGGGAACTCTGCACATCAATAACATAGGCTTGAGGATTAGTAGCTTGTGACTCAACACCTGTGAAGTTAACATCAAAACGTTTAAAACACTTAAGAGCCACATGACCCGGTTTCTGACACAGCTGGTAGATAACAGATGATTTTGTGGATGGTTTGAATGAGGTATCTCAACCAGTGAAACTACCACGACCTCTAAAAACTTTTCATCCTCGTTGGATGAAGTGAGCTACTGGATCTGTAATGGAGTATGTTGATTGTTGTAGCCGTATCTCATGAGATTGCAGAGCATACTGCATCTCTTGCAAGTTAGGAGGATCATATCTGTGAAGAAGATTGACTACTACTGATTCGTAGTCTGCTCCACATCCAGCCAAGATGAATTCTCCTAGATCCTCATCTGAGATGACATGACATATTGCACACAACTGATCAGCAAATCCCCTCATTTTGAGGAAATATTCATCCACGGTTAGATTTCCTTTCTTTGTGGAATGAAGCATCTTCTTTAGCTGTAGAACACGAGCTCTTGACTGAGAGTGAAATAGTTGATCCAACACACGCCAGATCTCACTTGAAGTAGTGCATCTCACTACATGGCCTAACATAGACTCACTGATGGAAGACAACATCCAGCTCATGAGAAATTGATCGCGGCTCATCCATTGAAGATAAGCAGGATTAGGTAGTGGATTTTGATTTGAAGACGGAAGATGTGGAGATGGCGGTGCAGctgctggagagaagaaatcTTCAAAACCTGTGAGCACGCACGGTAGTAAAGACTTGTAATCGCCAGTAGGAATAGTTGTTACGATCCAATCTGAGGATCATAGGATGGAGATTCGGAAGAAAATTCGCAGAATTTGCGGAAGCCAATGACATTTTGACCAGGATCAAATCGAGAGAATCAATAAAAGTAGAGGAAAGATGAAGAATGAAGAAGCGTATAGATCACGAAAATCGCAGATCTAGCTTCGATTGGAAACTGATACCATATTGAGAGTTAGGCTAAGCTATGAAAAGCTTTGAGAGAAAATGTTTTCTGTATTGATTTCAAACTGAATGAATACAAAGTTACAAGGTTTCTTTTACTTATATTTGCCTATAGCTATAGATACAAATCTGACGTTTAGCTAGGAATAACTACCTAACTAATCTTGCAGCTTAACCATCTAACAGAATTGGTTAAAGTTTTGTTAAGTTAATCAAGCTTAAATAATCTGATATAGTGCAATAAATTTAGCAGCGAATGCATTAACTTTAATGGTTCTCTTATTCTTACGAAATTGTAGTTCCCACTAGTACcacatcctatatatatatatatatatatatatataggggt
This is a stretch of genomic DNA from Salvia miltiorrhiza cultivar Shanhuang (shh) unplaced genomic scaffold, IMPLAD_Smil_shh fragScaff_scaffold_21, whole genome shotgun sequence. It encodes these proteins:
- the LOC131002816 gene encoding transcription factor MYB80, translating into MGRLPCCEKDNVKRGQWTPEEDQKLSSYIAQHGTRNWRLIPKHAGLQRCGKSCRLRWTNYLRPDLKHGQFSEAEEHTIVTLHSVLGNRWAVIAAQLPGRTDNDVKNHWNTKLKKKLSGMGIDPVTHKPFSHLITEIATLPPPQVPNLAEAALGCFKDEMLHLLTKRRINIQLQQYGGGGVPAGMKHEDGKDETIEKIKFGLSKAIKETGMPPLDKPWEPVGATSGYIGGVFGSFPGSDNGFHYELASLDNEGGASPWGQSMCMAAEHHHGGLHEKVAEEERGGEDSVNRKETRNGESMFNSECSLWDLQSNDLMNPMI